The Armatimonadota bacterium genome has a window encoding:
- a CDS encoding NHL repeat-containing protein has product MAEPNPPGWSRLAVALGALLLYACGPPATAPPAAHRRPVSPVLQATFVTAWGGVPPTSLFSHPAGVAVDGTGALYVADTGRNRILKFSPSGAPAATWRGAGDGSLLHRPSGLAADGADNIYVADTGNHRIIKFTPAGSALAVYGGPGGEAGRFNAPAAVAVDAEGNLYVADTKNHRVQKLSPAGAVLKVWGAYGFAPGQFNAPAGVAVDRAGHIYVADTWNHRVQKFARDGVLLRQWGALPAQVLKHPQALAADGSGHLFIADQGNFRVVRVDRQGGVAAVWRVSPAAVLEDVAVDPAGAIAVALTERGVPLVRRISAVGVARQELRGFASVRGIAVDSAGTLYVADWRNQEIRRFDAADQPAGRWRVEFPGDLAVDSQGRVYAVERGRHRIVSFDATGRVLQAWRGPAALESGFQDGSIAVDGRGRLYLADPLYHQVQVFAPGGCYLGRWGVWGPATGQLYQPRGIAVDQARNVYVAEPLLDRVQVFRLRGLPE; this is encoded by the coding sequence ATGGCCGAGCCGAACCCACCGGGGTGGTCGCGGCTGGCGGTTGCGCTTGGCGCCCTCCTCCTCTACGCTTGCGGCCCGCCTGCGACCGCACCACCTGCCGCCCACAGGCGCCCCGTTTCCCCGGTTCTGCAGGCCACCTTTGTCACCGCCTGGGGAGGCGTCCCTCCCACCAGTCTCTTCAGCCACCCGGCCGGCGTGGCCGTGGACGGCACAGGCGCCCTCTACGTGGCCGACACAGGCCGAAACCGTATCCTGAAGTTCAGCCCATCGGGCGCACCGGCGGCGACGTGGAGAGGGGCCGGCGATGGGTCACTCCTGCACCGGCCGTCGGGGCTGGCCGCAGACGGGGCGGACAACATCTATGTCGCCGATACCGGCAACCACCGGATCATCAAGTTCACCCCGGCGGGGAGCGCCCTGGCCGTCTATGGCGGCCCGGGCGGGGAAGCGGGCCGGTTCAACGCGCCCGCCGCTGTGGCCGTTGATGCGGAGGGCAATCTCTACGTCGCTGATACGAAGAATCACCGCGTCCAGAAGCTAAGCCCCGCGGGGGCCGTCCTCAAGGTCTGGGGCGCGTACGGTTTCGCGCCGGGGCAGTTCAACGCTCCAGCGGGGGTGGCGGTGGATAGGGCAGGGCACATCTACGTGGCCGACACCTGGAACCACCGCGTTCAGAAATTTGCCCGGGACGGCGTGCTGCTGCGGCAGTGGGGGGCTCTTCCCGCCCAGGTGCTGAAGCACCCCCAGGCCCTGGCCGCCGACGGCAGCGGGCACCTCTTCATTGCAGACCAGGGTAACTTCCGCGTGGTCCGGGTGGACCGTCAGGGCGGGGTCGCCGCCGTCTGGCGGGTATCTCCGGCGGCGGTGTTGGAGGATGTGGCTGTGGACCCCGCTGGGGCGATCGCTGTGGCTCTGACTGAGCGCGGCGTGCCGCTCGTGCGCAGAATCAGTGCTGTTGGTGTTGCCCGCCAGGAACTGCGGGGGTTCGCGTCGGTCAGGGGCATCGCGGTGGACTCCGCGGGGACCCTCTACGTGGCCGACTGGCGAAACCAGGAGATCCGTCGCTTCGATGCTGCGGACCAACCCGCTGGCCGCTGGCGTGTCGAATTCCCCGGTGACCTCGCCGTCGACAGCCAGGGTCGCGTCTACGCCGTAGAGCGGGGACGGCACCGCATCGTCAGCTTCGATGCCACAGGACGGGTTCTGCAGGCCTGGAGGGGGCCGGCCGCCCTGGAGAGCGGCTTTCAAGACGGTTCCATCGCGGTGGACGGCAGGGGCCGTCTGTACCTGGCGGATCCCCTCTATCACCAGGTGCAGGTGTTCGCCCCCGGGGGCTGCTACCTCGGCCGGTGGGGCGTCTGGGGTCCGGCGACGGGACAACTCTACCAGCCTCGTGGGATCGCCGTCGATCAGGCCCGGAATGTCTATGTAGCTGAGCCTCTCCTGGACCGCGTGCAGGTGTTCAGGTTGAGGGGATTGCCCGAGTAG
- a CDS encoding lysylphosphatidylglycerol synthase transmembrane domain-containing protein has product MRRAIWIFAPILLLLVVISRTAELNTLARILLTAHPGWLVAALGLQVVFALNQGAFYQAVFRLLDTAVSLGTAVWLALVMAFGSLATPVGATAGVAFFVVAARDRGLSPSRALLASLSYYFFDYAALLVVLLAGAAVQLVQRDLQPSQLTALVVFAAVMASGTGLAIRLIAVPTALSRWMMRMAGVLNWVSRGLRRPPAISRERLARWVHEVQEVVAAVRARPRHALRPALHALGVQAVGLATLSVVFRAIGEALPPGVLVAGYAVGTFLMIVSITPSGAGVTEGGMIVTFSSLGVPLETAVAGALLFRLVAFWLPMVAGFLSLHAYPARASGGGSA; this is encoded by the coding sequence TTGCGGCGTGCCATCTGGATCTTCGCACCCATCCTCCTGCTGCTGGTCGTCATTTCCCGCACCGCGGAGCTGAACACGCTGGCACGCATCTTACTCACCGCCCACCCGGGCTGGCTGGTGGCGGCACTTGGCCTGCAGGTGGTGTTCGCCCTCAACCAGGGAGCGTTCTACCAGGCGGTCTTCCGACTGCTGGACACGGCGGTGTCGCTGGGGACGGCGGTCTGGCTGGCGCTGGTGATGGCCTTCGGGAGCCTGGCCACGCCCGTGGGTGCCACGGCGGGGGTGGCCTTCTTCGTGGTGGCGGCCCGCGACCGCGGGCTGTCGCCGTCGCGCGCGTTGCTGGCGAGTCTGAGCTACTACTTCTTTGATTATGCTGCGCTCCTGGTCGTCCTTCTCGCCGGGGCGGCGGTTCAGCTGGTGCAGCGCGACCTGCAGCCGTCGCAGCTCACAGCCCTCGTGGTCTTTGCGGCGGTGATGGCGAGCGGCACGGGTCTGGCCATCCGCCTGATCGCCGTCCCGACGGCCCTCTCCCGCTGGATGATGCGCATGGCCGGCGTGCTTAACTGGGTGAGCCGGGGGCTGCGGCGCCCTCCCGCCATCTCCCGCGAGCGGCTAGCGCGGTGGGTGCACGAGGTGCAGGAGGTAGTGGCCGCAGTGCGGGCCCGTCCCCGCCACGCCCTTCGCCCCGCCCTGCACGCGCTGGGGGTGCAGGCTGTCGGCCTTGCTACCCTGAGCGTGGTCTTCCGGGCCATCGGGGAGGCGCTTCCCCCAGGGGTGCTGGTCGCCGGCTACGCTGTGGGTACCTTTCTCATGATCGTCTCCATCACCCCCTCCGGCGCGGGAGTGACGGAGGGAGGTATGATTGTTACCTTTAGCTCGCTGGGGGTCCCCCTGGAGACGGCGGTGGCCGGCGCACTGCTGTTCCGCCTGGTCGCCTTCTGGTTGCCCATGGTGGCAGGGTTCCTCTCCCTGCACGCCTACCCGGCCCGCGCCAGCGGTGGGGGTTCGGCCTAG
- a CDS encoding ABC transporter substrate-binding protein, which yields MIQGLGEEPENIDPQRTNRFHSLIVLSYVVEPLFTLDKDFKVVPLLAESYAWSADKKTLRVVLKRDLTFHNGAPVTSADVKATFERYITVSPLSSYLRPRTGGIVGMDTPDPRTIIFRFAQPKPLAMISDLADAHTGILPASFIASTPSTDIGIRALIGTGPFMFKEWIPGDRIVLERYDKYRWGPAFSPNRGPAYFQRMIFRIIPEDATMTAEVEAGNVDLTFDVTPAGLQRLRANPNVVVMQAPTYSVQYLVLNMERWFFQNAKVRQAIAHSIDKEAIARAAWLGVGRPVDGLINEATIGYWPGVKQYAYRYDVERAKALLAEAGWRPGPDGILRKDGDRFEVTLITFSNIDQWRRAGVIVQSQLKQVGIDVKVETAEVGATYDRARAGAFDIGIFRNTWWLGQPYLYFLTHSSNIPSSNFSRWPNSLLDRLLETAGNAVDDAEREQALNRVQRIIIESAVWVPLVSNTSLLAAKKSVGGLEVLGSHPWWPVHLRALALRRK from the coding sequence TTGATTCAAGGCCTGGGTGAAGAGCCCGAAAATATCGATCCCCAGCGGACGAACCGCTTCCACTCGCTCATTGTGCTCAGTTATGTCGTCGAACCGCTTTTTACGCTGGACAAGGACTTCAAGGTTGTGCCGCTGCTCGCTGAGTCCTACGCTTGGTCTGCAGACAAGAAGACGCTGCGCGTCGTTCTGAAGCGAGACCTGACATTTCACAACGGTGCTCCGGTGACCTCAGCCGACGTCAAGGCTACGTTCGAGCGGTATATCACCGTATCGCCGCTGTCGTCGTATCTCCGCCCTCGCACGGGCGGTATCGTGGGTATGGATACTCCTGATCCGCGCACCATCATCTTTCGCTTCGCCCAGCCCAAGCCGCTAGCCATGATCTCTGATCTGGCCGACGCGCACACGGGTATTCTGCCCGCATCGTTCATTGCCAGCACACCGTCCACAGACATCGGCATCCGGGCGCTCATCGGCACCGGACCGTTCATGTTCAAGGAGTGGATCCCGGGAGACCGAATCGTCCTGGAGCGGTATGACAAGTACCGCTGGGGTCCGGCCTTCTCCCCCAACCGCGGGCCGGCGTACTTCCAGCGAATGATCTTCCGCATCATCCCCGAGGATGCCACCATGACGGCGGAAGTTGAGGCCGGCAACGTGGACCTGACCTTTGACGTAACTCCTGCGGGACTGCAACGCCTGCGTGCCAACCCCAATGTGGTCGTGATGCAGGCGCCCACCTACAGCGTGCAGTACCTGGTTCTGAACATGGAGCGCTGGTTCTTCCAAAACGCCAAGGTACGTCAGGCCATCGCGCACAGCATCGATAAAGAGGCGATCGCCCGCGCTGCCTGGCTAGGAGTGGGCCGGCCGGTGGATGGGCTGATCAACGAGGCGACCATCGGCTACTGGCCGGGAGTGAAGCAATATGCCTACAGGTACGATGTAGAACGCGCCAAGGCGCTTCTTGCGGAGGCAGGATGGCGCCCGGGACCCGACGGGATCCTGCGGAAGGATGGAGACCGCTTCGAGGTTACGCTCATCACCTTCTCGAACATCGACCAGTGGCGCCGGGCGGGAGTTATTGTGCAGAGCCAGCTGAAGCAGGTGGGCATCGATGTGAAGGTGGAGACGGCGGAGGTGGGCGCGACCTACGACCGCGCCCGCGCGGGGGCCTTCGACATAGGCATCTTCCGGAACACCTGGTGGCTGGGCCAGCCGTACCTGTACTTCCTGACGCATTCGTCGAACATCCCCTCCAGCAATTTTTCACGTTGGCCCAACTCCTTGTTGGACAGGCTGCTGGAGACCGCCGGAAATGCCGTCGATGATGCGGAGAGAGAGCAAGCGCTGAACCGGGTGCAGCGGATCATCATCGAGTCTGCGGTCTGGGTACCGCTGGTGTCGAACACCAGCCTATTGGCTGCGAAGAAGTCTGTGGGCGGTCTGGAGGTACTGGGCTCCCACCCCTGGTGGCCGGTACACCTGCGCGCGCTGGCGCTGCGGCGGAAGTAG
- a CDS encoding ABC transporter permease has protein sequence MIRYILRRLLALIPVVLGVTLIVFSLLHLTGDPVRLLFGLNVPEELVQQRRKELGLDRPVLVQYVRWLARAARGDFGLSITTGDRVAAMIRPRIWPTLELTVLALLVTLAVSLPAGVISAIRRNTAMDNVSRLAALFWVSMPTFWLGLLFILIFGVWLGLLPISGRAENPWSWEGLRTHILPVLTLGLPPAALFTRLTRSSMLEVIGEEYVRTARSKGLDEWSVIVHHALRNALIPILTLAGLRLPWLFGGAVITETVFAWPGMGRLLVDSVLKRDYPVVQGIVMFMAVLVVLSSLIVDVLYAYADPRIRYE, from the coding sequence ATGATTCGCTACATCCTCCGCAGGTTGCTGGCGCTGATACCTGTGGTACTCGGGGTCACCCTCATCGTCTTCAGCCTGCTGCATCTGACGGGTGACCCCGTTCGCCTCCTCTTCGGACTGAATGTGCCGGAGGAGCTGGTCCAGCAACGTCGGAAGGAGCTGGGCCTGGATCGCCCCGTTCTCGTCCAGTATGTCCGGTGGCTGGCTCGCGCCGCGCGTGGAGACTTCGGATTGTCCATCACCACGGGGGACCGGGTGGCAGCCATGATCCGTCCCCGTATCTGGCCGACGCTGGAGCTGACGGTCCTGGCGCTTCTGGTGACGCTGGCGGTCAGCCTGCCGGCGGGAGTAATCTCGGCGATTCGCCGCAACACGGCTATGGACAATGTGTCCCGGCTGGCGGCTCTGTTTTGGGTCTCGATGCCCACCTTTTGGCTCGGTCTGCTGTTCATCTTGATCTTTGGAGTCTGGTTGGGCCTGCTCCCCATCTCCGGCCGCGCGGAGAATCCCTGGTCCTGGGAGGGGCTGCGCACGCACATCCTCCCCGTGCTTACCCTGGGATTGCCCCCGGCTGCGCTGTTCACTCGCCTAACCCGGTCCAGCATGCTGGAGGTCATCGGGGAGGAGTATGTGCGCACCGCGCGCAGCAAGGGGCTCGACGAGTGGAGCGTGATCGTGCACCATGCGTTGCGCAACGCCCTGATACCCATCTTGACGCTGGCAGGCCTGCGGCTGCCCTGGCTATTCGGCGGCGCCGTGATTACCGAAACCGTGTTCGCCTGGCCGGGCATGGGACGCCTACTGGTGGATTCCGTGCTCAAACGGGATTATCCGGTTGTTCAGGGCATCGTTATGTTCATGGCGGTTCTGGTGGTGCTGAGCAGTCTCATCGTCGATGTGCTCTACGCCTATGCGGACCCTCGCATACGATACGAGTAA
- a CDS encoding ABC transporter permease → MRTLAYDTSKVAPQPVRSPLQWWLRRMGRSRLTVAGLVVVLGIVIAALLAPIIAPYDPVALDIEALLVPPGRAHPLGTDELGRDILSRIVFGARYALLIGVAVVLIEAVIGIVLGSCAAYFGGWLDVVLMRIVDIMLAVPTLVLALAIAGVLGGGLGNMILAIGVTGWREFARLMRGQVLVIRTSTYVEAARALGGRDLRILVRHILPNALGTIIVFTTLEMPTALLWAASLSFLGLGAQPPTPEWGAMVAEGRGFIGQAWWVSTFPGLAIMTTVLGFNFLGDGLRDMLDPRTARMA, encoded by the coding sequence ATGCGGACCCTCGCATACGATACGAGTAAGGTGGCGCCTCAGCCTGTACGCTCACCACTTCAGTGGTGGCTCAGGCGGATGGGACGTTCCCGCCTGACGGTCGCTGGGTTAGTCGTGGTCCTGGGCATTGTGATTGCGGCCCTCCTGGCACCCATCATCGCCCCTTATGATCCCGTTGCCCTGGACATCGAGGCACTGCTGGTACCGCCCGGAAGGGCGCACCCGCTCGGCACGGACGAGCTGGGGCGGGATATCCTTAGCCGCATCGTCTTCGGGGCTCGCTACGCTCTGCTCATCGGCGTGGCCGTGGTACTCATCGAGGCTGTGATCGGCATTGTGCTCGGCTCGTGCGCTGCCTATTTTGGTGGCTGGCTGGATGTGGTACTTATGCGCATTGTCGACATCATGCTGGCCGTGCCCACGTTAGTGCTGGCGCTGGCCATTGCTGGCGTTCTGGGCGGTGGGCTGGGGAACATGATCCTGGCTATCGGCGTCACGGGGTGGCGGGAGTTTGCGCGTCTGATGCGCGGCCAGGTGCTGGTCATCCGCACGTCGACCTACGTGGAGGCCGCCAGGGCGCTGGGGGGGCGTGATCTGCGGATCCTGGTGCGTCATATTCTGCCCAATGCCCTGGGCACCATCATCGTGTTCACGACGCTGGAGATGCCCACAGCGTTGCTCTGGGCTGCCTCCCTGAGCTTTCTGGGGCTGGGCGCGCAACCCCCCACCCCCGAGTGGGGCGCCATGGTGGCCGAAGGGCGGGGGTTCATCGGCCAGGCCTGGTGGGTGTCCACGTTTCCGGGCCTGGCCATCATGACCACGGTCCTCGGGTTCAACTTCCTGGGAGATGGGTTGCGCGACATGCTCGATCCGCGCACTGCCCGGATGGCGTAG
- a CDS encoding ArgE/DapE family deacylase codes for MGTPEDLLAEIASRGDEVVALCRRLIQAPTENPPGDVSGAAALTAEALRSWGIDPAWHEPSPGRVSLVAAIGPQSGRTLILNGHLDVVPAGDPSRWTHPPFSGDVLDGFIWGRGSVDMKGGVAALLGAVHVLTRVDLPGRIILVLVADEETGGRWGTRWLLEQTGLRGDGCLIAEPSGPEVSTIGQRGALWLRLRACGTPAHGSLSPYVGRNALVSIMDALRPVMDLAGRRGNCPPELAPILAESKRWMASHVGESATAALDHVTVNLGVLRGGTKINVVPEEATAEVDIRVPLGCSTSALRAELTAALEGTGVEVETLDLAEPNFTLPDAHIAGALAAGVTEILGKPPAFLLQWATSDARHFRAAGIPVVQYGPFGRGIHGYDEAVPADEVVRCAQVYAATAWAFLRSRELPQGSGGR; via the coding sequence ATGGGGACACCTGAAGATCTCCTGGCAGAGATTGCCTCTCGTGGCGATGAGGTCGTGGCACTGTGCCGCCGTCTGATTCAGGCCCCCACTGAGAATCCGCCCGGCGATGTGAGCGGGGCGGCTGCCCTCACTGCTGAGGCGCTGCGTAGCTGGGGGATCGATCCTGCGTGGCACGAGCCCTCACCGGGCCGCGTCTCCCTTGTGGCTGCCATAGGTCCACAGAGCGGGCGGACGCTGATCCTCAACGGGCATCTGGATGTGGTTCCTGCCGGGGATCCGAGCCGATGGACCCATCCGCCGTTCTCCGGGGATGTGCTCGATGGCTTTATCTGGGGACGTGGTTCTGTGGACATGAAGGGAGGTGTGGCCGCGCTGCTTGGCGCTGTACATGTCCTGACACGCGTGGATCTCCCCGGACGCATCATCCTGGTGCTGGTTGCCGACGAGGAAACTGGCGGTCGCTGGGGGACCCGGTGGTTGCTGGAACAAACCGGGCTGAGGGGGGATGGCTGCCTGATCGCAGAGCCATCAGGGCCTGAGGTGTCTACCATCGGTCAGCGCGGTGCCCTCTGGCTCCGCCTGCGAGCCTGCGGCACCCCGGCGCACGGCAGCTTGAGTCCCTATGTAGGAAGGAACGCCCTGGTCAGCATCATGGACGCCCTTCGGCCAGTGATGGACCTGGCTGGCCGCAGGGGGAACTGCCCGCCCGAACTTGCACCGATCCTCGCGGAGTCCAAGAGGTGGATGGCCTCGCATGTGGGCGAATCCGCAACCGCGGCACTCGACCACGTCACCGTGAACCTGGGCGTCCTGCGAGGGGGAACCAAGATCAACGTGGTCCCCGAGGAGGCCACCGCTGAGGTCGACATTCGCGTACCCTTGGGATGTTCAACGTCAGCCCTCCGAGCAGAGCTGACGGCAGCGCTTGAAGGAACCGGCGTGGAGGTGGAGACCCTGGACCTCGCCGAGCCTAACTTTACTCTGCCCGATGCGCATATCGCCGGGGCGCTGGCCGCCGGTGTCACCGAGATCCTGGGTAAACCCCCCGCCTTCCTCCTCCAATGGGCCACCAGTGACGCCCGCCACTTCCGCGCGGCGGGCATCCCTGTTGTCCAGTACGGCCCGTTCGGTCGGGGCATCCACGGCTACGACGAGGCTGTACCCGCTGACGAAGTCGTCCGCTGCGCGCAGGTCTATGCGGCGACCGCATGGGCCTTTCTCCGTTCCCGGGAGTTGCCGCAGGGTTCAGGTGGAAGGTGA
- a CDS encoding beta-ketoacyl-ACP synthase III: MVRAAVLGLGTYVPQREMTNDDVARLVDTSDQWIVERTGIRVRHIAEPDQAASDLALPASRAALADAGVRPEELDLIICATTTPDMLFPATACILQERLGAKQAAATDLLAACSGFIYGLATATALIGAGVARYVLVVGAEVLSKLVDWTDRTLCVLVGDGAGAAVLGPSRQGGGVLSTVLGADGSAGDILKLPGGGSRLPYSRQVIERRLHYPRMDGRLLFKLAVRVVPQAIETAVRRAHLTLDDVEWIVPHQANQRIIEAVAHAMHLPLERFVCTIERYGNTSAASVPISLWEARRDGRLKAGDHVVLVAFGGGFTWGACVLTWGT, encoded by the coding sequence GTGGTCCGCGCGGCGGTGCTGGGCCTGGGCACCTACGTGCCGCAGCGGGAGATGACCAACGACGACGTGGCCCGCCTGGTCGACACCTCCGACCAGTGGATTGTCGAACGGACCGGCATCCGGGTGCGTCACATCGCCGAACCGGACCAGGCGGCCTCCGACCTGGCGCTTCCCGCCTCCCGGGCCGCTCTGGCGGACGCCGGCGTTCGGCCGGAGGAGCTGGACCTCATCATCTGTGCCACCACTACTCCGGACATGCTCTTCCCCGCCACGGCGTGCATCCTGCAGGAGCGATTGGGGGCAAAGCAGGCCGCAGCAACCGACCTGCTCGCCGCCTGCTCCGGATTCATCTACGGCCTGGCCACCGCCACGGCGCTCATTGGTGCCGGCGTCGCCCGGTACGTGCTGGTCGTCGGCGCGGAAGTCCTGAGCAAGCTGGTGGACTGGACCGACCGCACGCTATGCGTGCTGGTGGGTGACGGGGCTGGCGCTGCGGTGCTGGGGCCATCCCGCCAGGGCGGAGGCGTGCTGTCCACGGTGCTGGGCGCGGACGGATCGGCGGGCGACATCCTCAAGCTCCCCGGAGGCGGCAGCCGCCTGCCCTACAGCCGCCAGGTGATCGAGCGGCGACTCCACTACCCGCGCATGGACGGACGGCTTCTGTTCAAGCTCGCCGTGCGGGTGGTGCCCCAGGCCATCGAGACCGCCGTCCGCCGGGCCCACCTGACCCTGGACGACGTGGAGTGGATCGTCCCCCATCAGGCCAACCAGCGGATCATCGAGGCGGTGGCCCATGCCATGCACCTGCCCCTGGAACGATTCGTCTGCACCATCGAGCGCTACGGCAACACCTCGGCAGCGTCGGTGCCCATCTCCCTTTGGGAAGCCCGCCGCGATGGGAGGCTGAAGGCGGGCGATCATGTGGTGCTGGTGGCATTTGGCGGCGGGTTCACCTGGGGTGCGTGCGTACTGACCTGGGGGACCTGA
- a CDS encoding putative hydro-lyase: MRAGPGGTPETPAPAAVTPAQWRELIRRGEWTKPTAGLAPGYAQANLVVLPRAQAYDFLVFCQRNPKPCPLLEVTDAGDPRPRYTAQGADLRTDLPRYRIYQHGVLSDETGDLSDLWTEDLVAFLLGCSFTFEHAMMRAGIPVRHVEQGVNVPMYVTTIPCRPSGPFAGPMVVSMRPVAAHLVPRAVQVTSRYPLAHGGPLHIGDPEAIGIRDLHKPDFGDPVQIRAGEVPVFWACGVTPQAVALHARLGLLITHAPGHMFITDLPDEELALA, encoded by the coding sequence GTGAGGGCAGGACCAGGAGGGACACCGGAGACGCCAGCGCCTGCTGCTGTTACACCTGCCCAGTGGCGGGAGCTCATCCGGCGTGGAGAGTGGACCAAACCCACGGCTGGTCTGGCCCCGGGTTATGCCCAGGCCAACCTGGTTGTACTCCCCAGGGCCCAGGCCTACGACTTCCTGGTCTTCTGTCAACGGAACCCCAAGCCCTGCCCCCTCCTGGAGGTCACAGACGCCGGGGATCCCCGCCCTCGGTACACTGCGCAGGGAGCAGACCTGCGTACCGATCTTCCCAGGTACCGGATCTACCAGCACGGAGTGCTTTCGGACGAAACGGGCGACCTGAGCGATCTATGGACCGAAGACCTCGTAGCCTTCCTGCTGGGATGCAGCTTCACCTTCGAGCATGCCATGATGCGTGCGGGCATCCCCGTACGCCACGTGGAGCAGGGAGTGAACGTCCCCATGTACGTCACGACGATTCCCTGCAGACCGTCCGGTCCCTTTGCCGGCCCCATGGTGGTCAGCATGCGTCCGGTTGCCGCTCACCTGGTCCCCAGGGCGGTGCAGGTGACGTCCCGCTATCCGCTGGCGCACGGAGGACCCCTTCATATCGGCGACCCGGAAGCCATTGGCATTCGGGATCTCCACAAGCCCGATTTCGGCGACCCGGTGCAGATACGCGCGGGGGAGGTCCCGGTGTTTTGGGCCTGCGGGGTGACCCCCCAGGCCGTCGCCCTTCATGCCCGCCTGGGCCTCCTCATCACGCACGCCCCCGGGCACATGTTCATCACGGACCTGCCGGATGAGGAGCTGGCCCTGGCGTAG
- a CDS encoding hydantoinase B/oxoprolinase family protein, producing the protein MRVDPITVEVVRNALTFATEEMGVALRNSAYSPNIKERMDHSCALFDARGDLIAQAEHIPVHLGSLPWGVRNVLAHLARERIRLDDGDVIMLNDPHLAGTHLNDITLITPVFAEGKLIAYSANKAHHVDVGGRAPGSITGDASELLQEGVVIPPVKLLQRGELAHDVLALVCSNVRLPDTTMGDLRAQIAANNLGARRILELVGRYGTDVVQASWEAIIAHSERLARQDLTSLPQGVYRGEDCLEDTGTRQEPAWIRVAVTVDRGKVHVDFNGTDPQVDAPLNAVFGVTLSAVYFAIKCILDPSIPMNEGILRIVTVSAPEGTLVNPQRPAPVAGGNLETSQRIADVLFRALARAIPDRIPAASNGSMNNVMAGGYDPGRGRVWVYYETIGGGSGGRPGGDGVDGIHCNMTNTLNTPVEAMEQYYPVRFERYELRPGTGGRGKWRGGCGIERSWTLLAPSATVSVLAERTRIPPWGLAGGGPGGLGDHWVRRGDGRWERLRGKGTIVLSAGDTLVIRTPGGGGYGDPAERDLASLQRDRLNELTPPEE; encoded by the coding sequence GTGCGGGTGGATCCCATCACCGTGGAGGTGGTGCGCAATGCGCTGACATTCGCCACGGAGGAGATGGGCGTGGCGCTGCGGAACAGTGCATACTCCCCCAATATCAAGGAGCGCATGGATCACTCCTGCGCTCTGTTCGACGCCCGGGGAGACCTCATCGCCCAGGCGGAGCACATTCCCGTGCATCTCGGGTCATTGCCCTGGGGAGTGAGGAACGTCCTGGCCCACCTGGCCCGGGAACGCATCCGCCTGGATGACGGTGACGTGATCATGCTCAACGACCCGCACCTGGCCGGGACGCACCTTAACGACATCACCCTGATCACCCCGGTCTTCGCCGAGGGAAAACTCATTGCCTACAGCGCCAATAAGGCCCACCACGTGGACGTAGGAGGTAGAGCTCCCGGGAGCATCACCGGCGATGCGTCTGAACTCTTGCAGGAAGGCGTGGTCATCCCTCCGGTGAAGCTGCTGCAGCGGGGCGAACTGGCTCACGACGTCCTGGCCCTTGTCTGCAGTAACGTACGGCTTCCGGATACCACCATGGGTGATCTGCGTGCGCAGATCGCCGCCAACAACCTTGGAGCCCGCCGGATCCTTGAGCTGGTGGGACGGTACGGAACCGACGTGGTGCAGGCGAGCTGGGAGGCGATCATCGCCCACAGCGAGCGCCTTGCCCGGCAGGACCTGACGTCTCTGCCCCAGGGGGTCTACCGCGGGGAGGACTGTCTGGAGGACACGGGGACTCGCCAGGAACCCGCCTGGATCCGCGTCGCCGTCACCGTGGACCGGGGGAAGGTGCATGTGGACTTCAATGGGACAGATCCCCAGGTGGACGCGCCTCTCAATGCGGTGTTCGGGGTCACGCTTTCTGCTGTCTACTTCGCCATCAAGTGCATCCTGGACCCATCCATTCCCATGAACGAAGGGATCCTGCGAATCGTCACGGTGAGCGCGCCGGAAGGCACACTGGTGAACCCGCAGCGGCCGGCACCCGTAGCCGGGGGGAATCTGGAGACATCCCAGCGCATTGCCGACGTCCTCTTCCGGGCTCTGGCCAGAGCGATCCCGGACCGCATCCCCGCCGCCAGCAACGGCAGCATGAACAACGTCATGGCGGGCGGCTACGATCCGGGTCGGGGGCGGGTCTGGGTCTACTACGAGACCATCGGGGGAGGCTCGGGTGGGAGGCCGGGAGGGGACGGCGTCGATGGGATCCACTGCAATATGACCAACACGCTCAACACTCCTGTCGAGGCCATGGAACAGTACTACCCGGTGCGGTTCGAGCGGTATGAGCTGCGACCCGGGACAGGGGGACGGGGCAAATGGCGGGGCGGGTGCGGCATTGAGCGGTCCTGGACGCTACTGGCGCCCTCGGCCACGGTCTCCGTCCTTGCGGAGCGCACCCGCATCCCGCCCTGGGGTCTGGCCGGCGGTGGGCCCGGCGGATTGGGAGACCACTGGGTGCGTCGGGGAGATGGCCGGTGGGAGCGGCTGCGGGGCAAGGGAACCATCGTCCTTTCGGCAGGCGATACCCTGGTCATCAGAACTCCCGGCGGGGGCGGCTATGGCGATCCCGCCGAGCGTGACCTCGCCTCGCTCCAGCGAGACCGGCTAAACGAGCTCACGCCCCCAGAGGAGTAG